One part of the Ochrobactrum quorumnocens genome encodes these proteins:
- a CDS encoding DUF2291 family protein, whose amino-acid sequence MSVLKSASIILLACGVALSGCKIIKTPTAEEAAEARGDNFNPDRSVADVWDSKVKPFFAEKTATLDEVIQATNADVDAAGEKFGHREKQGNAPWTFAAKLEGTVVAAETKSRAAYVDVDSNGDGKADARVQIGPTVRGSSIRDSLPFVSFNEFRNQIDWAQYGKAFNTRINDDVLSKLPRENLVGMKVKAEGAFPLPSKGQLPLLTPVSISVEK is encoded by the coding sequence ATGTCAGTGCTGAAGTCAGCTTCCATTATCCTGCTGGCCTGCGGTGTCGCGCTTTCGGGCTGCAAAATTATCAAGACGCCAACAGCAGAAGAAGCCGCCGAAGCACGCGGCGATAATTTCAATCCCGATCGTTCGGTTGCCGACGTCTGGGATTCAAAGGTTAAACCGTTTTTTGCCGAAAAAACTGCAACACTCGACGAAGTGATACAGGCCACCAATGCTGATGTTGATGCAGCAGGTGAGAAATTCGGTCACCGCGAAAAACAAGGCAATGCCCCATGGACTTTTGCAGCCAAGCTTGAAGGTACTGTGGTTGCCGCTGAAACAAAGTCACGTGCCGCTTATGTCGATGTCGACAGCAACGGCGACGGCAAGGCCGATGCGCGCGTACAGATCGGGCCGACGGTACGCGGGAGTTCGATCCGTGACAGCCTGCCCTTCGTGAGTTTCAACGAATTTCGCAACCAGATTGACTGGGCGCAGTACGGCAAGGCTTTCAACACCCGCATCAACGACGATGTGCTGTCAAAGCTGCCGCGCGAAAATCTGGTCGGCATGAAGGTGAAAGCTGAAGGTGCCTTCCCTCTGCCATCGAAGGGGCAGCTTCCGCTTCTCACCCCCGTTTCCATCTCTGTGGAGAAATAA